The following coding sequences lie in one Deltaproteobacteria bacterium genomic window:
- a CDS encoding DUF1552 domain-containing protein — translation MAIVLNRRALLEAAGMAVLAMPALELTAPRRARAGGAGAIKRFVLMYCGLSTGRDGEGQLIVPNATGAGYDLPRSLMPLGTDALPYGGSGFDVRDEVSVISGLTIPWADSAGATPPPGGRSREFHYNSVGPSVSGMRGESFRYNPANGPSADQLVADAIAGDTVHRLLSYRVQAVNYVGANGGVGDSARVSWYADGGGNIVGVDPIASPRLAYQSLFSGFVPPDPADALAAQRLLSRRRSVLDTLRVRTQALLPRMSGYDRMRMQQHFDELAAFEARLDAMPPPTTGACELPTDPGEDPAIGDPHGTTAEGNLDYDQTAGYSGEDERATAMVDMIRMAFACDLSRVVSLRMTMDQTFLNMLPLSGAASDMHELSHGAVTADDHADAVGWHIKHFARLISLLRDTQELDGSSLLDHTAVVMLFEGGYGYDPESDADGHAHSTENMVALVGGRTGGLMPGVHISAPGMHPANAVLTAMQAAGLQTDTLGEISGAIPGLIV, via the coding sequence ATGGCCATCGTGCTCAATCGACGCGCACTGCTCGAGGCCGCCGGCATGGCCGTGCTGGCGATGCCCGCACTCGAACTCACGGCGCCGCGCCGCGCTCGCGCGGGTGGGGCCGGCGCCATCAAGCGCTTCGTGCTGATGTACTGCGGGCTCTCGACCGGCCGCGACGGGGAGGGGCAGCTCATCGTGCCCAACGCGACCGGGGCCGGCTACGACCTGCCGCGTTCGTTGATGCCGCTGGGTACCGACGCGCTGCCGTACGGGGGCAGCGGCTTCGATGTGCGGGACGAGGTCTCGGTGATCAGCGGGCTGACGATCCCGTGGGCGGACTCGGCCGGTGCCACCCCGCCGCCGGGCGGGCGCTCGCGCGAGTTCCACTACAACTCCGTGGGCCCTTCGGTCTCGGGCATGCGCGGCGAGTCGTTCCGCTACAACCCCGCCAATGGTCCATCGGCGGATCAGCTGGTCGCCGATGCGATCGCCGGTGACACCGTGCATCGCCTGCTCAGCTACCGCGTGCAGGCCGTCAACTACGTCGGCGCCAACGGTGGCGTCGGAGACTCGGCGAGGGTCTCGTGGTACGCCGACGGTGGCGGGAACATCGTCGGCGTCGATCCCATCGCGAGTCCGCGACTGGCGTATCAGTCGCTCTTCAGCGGCTTCGTGCCGCCCGATCCCGCGGACGCCCTCGCTGCGCAGCGCCTGCTCTCGCGACGGCGCAGCGTGCTGGATACGCTGCGCGTGCGTACGCAGGCCCTCTTGCCACGCATGTCGGGCTACGATCGCATGCGCATGCAGCAGCACTTCGACGAGCTCGCGGCGTTCGAGGCCCGCCTCGATGCGATGCCGCCGCCGACCACCGGTGCGTGCGAGCTGCCGACCGACCCTGGCGAGGACCCAGCGATTGGCGACCCCCACGGCACCACCGCCGAGGGCAACCTCGACTACGACCAGACTGCCGGCTACAGCGGCGAGGACGAGCGTGCGACCGCAATGGTCGACATGATCCGCATGGCATTCGCGTGCGACCTCTCGCGCGTGGTCTCGCTGCGCATGACGATGGACCAGACCTTCCTCAACATGCTGCCGCTGTCGGGAGCCGCCAGCGACATGCACGAGCTGAGTCACGGCGCGGTCACGGCCGACGATCACGCCGACGCAGTCGGGTGGCACATCAAGCACTTCGCCCGCCTGATCTCGCTGCTGCGAGATACCCAGGAGCTCGACGGCTCGTCGCTGCTCGATCACACCGCCGTCGTCATGCTCTTCGAGGGCGGCTACGGCTACGACCCCGAGTCCGACGCCGATGGCCACGCCCACTCGACCGAGAACATGGTTGCGCTGGTGGGTGGCCGCACCGGTGGGTTGATGCCAGGCGTGCACATCTCGGCGCCCGGCATGCATCCCGCCAACGCGGTGCTGACCGCAATGCAGGCGGCCGGCCTGCAGACCGACACCCTCGGTGAGATCAGCGGGGCAATCCCCGGTCTCATCGTATGA
- a CDS encoding serine/threonine protein kinase gives MASTPRLAIGTVFADDYRIIGPLAEGGMGSVYRAEQLSTRKPRAIKVVHGRLLDDERSRARFVREATVAASIASEHVVEVIAAGIDRTTELPYLVMELLDGGDLAAVVKHRGHLSVDEVGALLRQLCHGLAAAHAAKVIHRDLKPENIFVAYPLHAGTAFTVKILDFGIAKVAQESKSVATLTGTVGSPLWMAPEQINNEALGSQTDIWALGLLAFWALTGQSYWRTARAERLTVQALFAEQLFRPIEPASVRAREFGMGAAIPPAFDDWFAHCVTRSPSDRFEEAGAAWAAFEQAIDAGLRTERSLLPPKGERWESTSQHLKLVESTLTDASPSASVGIATGFGTTFGGAATISSTSGVESVPSEETPIVREAAGAPPVASPAPARSRRWPWLVAPLVVLAAGAATWWLWLDPTPEQELANVVLPEEPPTATSGPAEPRPDELHGAEGSTPQPPRDPTGEDERIPDLHALPPPAQDEPTLLLPVRPLPTQPSFSAQALAFAGWSADGARFVIDAQYGDRPDAPINRLRLLQVHDALSGAMLESYLIEREADASIASRDRIARQAAEAEPYDEWELARRRLRLTMLEPRGRPPVGEARIEAAIEVRTAGSEFEITPTDTGASFSWTMNAAPPDDAPMPQLVLQLIDAEGRWHALEVSLGMSPQALWAAREPDASPSYRGTITYQWSPDGRRVVLRTSAAAERVVAPTSTVEARWFVRAVGPQLYLVDGGAGQRRLRRAAWALEQAGMPVAAVDLDHAQVASSRIYVRVRDPRAATLAERIARGLAHDVPSAILPRGRLGREGRARHRLRRATAGDALKPRIRGVDGRPTVAAQPASPPTVSSAKFRPPCPPARPRPPPAPPSSCSPACWCPPPATTRRATRRPTPTRRRPTKRPRRRPTKRPPRRPPRTKKPRRRPPQTKKPRRRPPQTKKPSRRPPQTKRPRRKPKKRRRSRSCCRKSRSRVPAGCSRAARARCRSTPRSSSTSS, from the coding sequence ATGGCGTCGACCCCTCGCCTCGCGATCGGGACCGTCTTCGCAGACGACTACCGGATCATCGGGCCCCTGGCGGAGGGCGGCATGGGCTCGGTCTATCGCGCCGAACAGCTGAGCACGCGCAAGCCCCGGGCGATCAAGGTCGTGCACGGGCGCCTGCTCGACGACGAACGCAGTCGCGCACGCTTCGTCCGTGAGGCGACGGTTGCCGCCTCGATCGCCAGCGAGCACGTGGTCGAGGTCATCGCCGCCGGCATCGATCGCACCACCGAGCTGCCGTACCTGGTGATGGAGCTGCTCGATGGCGGAGACCTCGCCGCGGTGGTGAAGCACCGCGGACACCTGTCGGTCGACGAAGTCGGCGCGCTGCTGCGGCAGCTGTGCCACGGGCTGGCGGCCGCCCACGCGGCCAAGGTCATCCACCGCGACCTCAAGCCCGAGAACATCTTCGTCGCGTACCCACTGCACGCCGGCACCGCGTTCACCGTGAAGATCCTCGACTTCGGCATCGCCAAGGTCGCGCAGGAGTCGAAGTCGGTCGCGACCCTCACCGGCACCGTGGGCTCGCCGTTGTGGATGGCGCCCGAGCAGATCAACAACGAGGCACTCGGCTCACAGACCGACATCTGGGCGCTGGGCCTGCTGGCGTTCTGGGCCCTCACCGGCCAGTCGTACTGGCGCACCGCCCGGGCCGAGCGCCTCACCGTGCAGGCGCTGTTCGCCGAGCAGTTGTTCCGCCCCATCGAGCCGGCGTCCGTACGGGCCCGCGAGTTCGGCATGGGCGCCGCCATCCCGCCCGCGTTCGACGATTGGTTCGCACACTGCGTCACGCGGTCTCCGAGCGATCGCTTCGAGGAGGCCGGCGCGGCGTGGGCGGCGTTCGAGCAGGCCATCGACGCCGGGCTCCGCACCGAGCGGTCGTTGCTGCCGCCCAAGGGCGAGCGCTGGGAGTCGACCTCGCAACACCTCAAGCTGGTCGAGTCGACGCTCACCGATGCGTCGCCCTCGGCGTCGGTTGGCATCGCGACCGGCTTCGGCACGACCTTCGGCGGCGCAGCGACGATCTCGAGCACCAGCGGCGTCGAGTCGGTGCCCTCCGAGGAGACGCCGATCGTGCGCGAGGCCGCAGGCGCACCGCCGGTCGCCTCGCCCGCGCCGGCGCGATCGCGACGTTGGCCATGGCTCGTTGCGCCGCTGGTCGTGCTCGCGGCGGGTGCTGCGACGTGGTGGCTGTGGCTAGACCCGACGCCGGAGCAGGAGCTCGCGAATGTCGTGCTGCCCGAGGAACCACCCACCGCGACCAGCGGCCCCGCCGAGCCTCGGCCCGACGAGCTCCACGGCGCGGAGGGTTCGACCCCGCAGCCACCGCGCGATCCCACCGGCGAAGACGAGCGCATCCCCGACCTGCACGCGCTGCCGCCCCCGGCCCAGGACGAGCCCACGCTGCTCTTGCCGGTGCGACCGCTGCCGACGCAGCCGAGCTTCAGCGCGCAGGCGCTGGCGTTCGCGGGCTGGAGCGCCGACGGAGCTCGCTTCGTGATCGACGCGCAGTACGGCGATCGCCCCGACGCGCCGATCAACCGCCTGCGTCTGCTGCAGGTGCACGACGCGCTGTCGGGCGCGATGCTCGAGTCGTATCTGATCGAGCGCGAGGCCGACGCCAGCATCGCGTCCCGCGATCGCATCGCGCGACAGGCCGCCGAGGCCGAGCCCTACGACGAGTGGGAGCTGGCGCGTCGCCGCTTGCGACTGACCATGCTCGAGCCCCGCGGGCGCCCGCCGGTGGGCGAGGCCCGCATCGAGGCGGCGATCGAGGTGCGCACCGCGGGCAGCGAGTTCGAGATCACGCCGACCGACACCGGCGCGAGCTTCTCGTGGACGATGAACGCGGCGCCCCCCGACGACGCCCCGATGCCGCAGCTGGTCCTGCAGCTGATCGACGCCGAGGGGCGCTGGCACGCGCTCGAGGTCTCGCTGGGGATGTCGCCTCAGGCGTTGTGGGCGGCACGGGAGCCCGATGCGTCACCGAGCTACCGCGGCACGATCACCTACCAGTGGTCGCCCGACGGGCGCCGCGTCGTGCTGCGCACGAGCGCGGCGGCCGAGCGCGTGGTCGCGCCGACGAGCACGGTGGAGGCGCGGTGGTTCGTGCGTGCCGTGGGGCCGCAGCTGTATCTCGTCGACGGTGGCGCGGGTCAACGACGGCTACGCCGCGCCGCGTGGGCGCTCGAGCAGGCCGGCATGCCGGTCGCGGCGGTCGACCTCGACCACGCCCAGGTCGCGAGCTCGCGGATCTACGTGAGGGTGCGCGATCCGAGGGCCGCGACGCTGGCCGAACGGATCGCCCGGGGCCTGGCGCACGACGTACCGAGCGCGATCCTCCCCCGGGGGCGGCTGGGACGCGAAGGTCGTGCTCGGCACCGACTACGCCGAGCTACAGCCGGCGACGCCCTGAAGCCCCGGATTCGCGGCGTGGACGGCCGACCGACGGTGGCAGCGCAACCCGCTTCCCCCCCGACCGTCTCTTCTGCCAAGTTTAGGCCCCCATGTCCCCCCGCTCGACCTCGCCCTCCGCCCGCGCCGCCCTCGTCTTGTTCGCCAGCATGCTGGTGCCCACCGCCTGCGACGACAAGAAGGGCGACGAGAAGGCCGACGCCGACAAGGCGAAGGCCGACGAAGAGGCCAAGAAGAAGGCCGACGAAGAGGCCGCCAAGAAGGCCACCGCGGACGAAGAAGCCAAGAAGAAGGCCGCCGCAGACGAAGAAGCCAAGAAGAAGGCCGCCGCAGACGAAGAAGCCAAGCAGAAGGCCGCCGCAGACGAAGAGGCCAAGAAGAAAGCCGAAGAAGAGGCGAAGAAGCCGGTCCTGCTGTCGGAAATCCAGATCAAGGGTGCCGGCGGGATGTTCTCGGGCAGCTCGGGCGCGCTGCAGATCAACGCCAAGATCAAGTTCAACGAGCAGCTGA
- a CDS encoding FHA domain-containing protein, protein MNTAATTHPILRIHSPIIGRGEQVFVLGGDIVTIGRADDCDIVLLEQSASRLHARVLHENGRWVLVDEDSHGGVFLRGQKISRAALADGDEFRIGETEFRLVERPASQPTLVGATVSPRGASSPEQSMNIGSAPTIASGSFARPLLEPDEAAAAPAPPSVPQPPVAAPPPAAPPVAAAVVAPAQVRSPARPAPASAPSFVDFGAVGNPGGGPVGAQVGSAPSFVDFGPVGRPDQGSGQSDAFSGRLADDPSRIDAVEDHRVGSRWGTWILVMLLFVGLSLLVLALAFDYQLSDLMGVFD, encoded by the coding sequence GTGAACACCGCAGCGACCACGCATCCCATCCTGCGCATCCACTCGCCGATCATCGGCCGTGGCGAGCAGGTGTTCGTGCTGGGCGGAGACATCGTGACGATCGGCCGCGCCGACGACTGCGACATCGTCCTGCTCGAGCAGTCCGCATCGCGTCTGCACGCCCGCGTGCTGCACGAGAACGGCCGCTGGGTGCTCGTCGACGAGGACAGCCACGGCGGCGTGTTCCTGCGCGGGCAGAAGATCTCGCGGGCGGCGCTCGCCGACGGCGACGAGTTCCGCATCGGCGAGACCGAGTTTCGCTTGGTCGAGCGCCCCGCGTCGCAGCCCACCTTGGTCGGCGCGACCGTGTCACCGCGCGGCGCCAGCTCACCGGAGCAGAGCATGAACATCGGCTCGGCACCGACCATCGCCTCGGGGTCGTTCGCGCGACCGTTGCTCGAGCCCGACGAGGCCGCAGCCGCACCGGCCCCGCCGAGCGTGCCGCAGCCGCCGGTCGCCGCACCGCCCCCGGCCGCGCCGCCGGTGGCCGCGGCCGTGGTGGCGCCCGCCCAGGTCCGGTCGCCTGCGCGGCCGGCCCCCGCCTCCGCGCCCTCGTTCGTCGACTTCGGCGCCGTGGGCAACCCCGGTGGCGGCCCGGTCGGCGCCCAGGTGGGGTCTGCACCGTCGTTCGTCGACTTCGGGCCGGTCGGCCGCCCCGACCAGGGCTCAGGCCAGAGCGACGCGTTCAGCGGCCGGCTCGCAGATGATCCCTCGCGCATCGACGCGGTCGAGGATCACCGCGTAGGCTCGCGGTGGGGCACGTGGATCCTCGTCATGCTGCTGTTCGTGGGACTGTCGCTGCTGGTGCTCGCGCTGGCCTTCGACTACCAGCTGTCGGATCTGATGGGCGTGTTCGACTGA